In Pseudoalteromonas translucida KMM 520, the following are encoded in one genomic region:
- a CDS encoding sterol desaturase family protein, translating to MTNEVWWRLGCFFSILVIMMLLEWRQPARQSPIKSSTRWLANFGLVFASSIIARLAAPIGLTAVALYNQEHSIGLFNQLAIPSIVTIVLSLVLLDIIIYWQHRLFHKVPLLWRLHRVHHADAHVDTSTGLRFHPIEIVLSILIKLIAVTALGVPAIAVLIFEIALNGLALFNHANIRLPNAIEKPLRLILMTQILHRIHHSKVVSETNSNYGFSVIWWDKLFGSYKSEAKKVDAEIDIGLIEYPSAKQNASLWGLLTMPFKNK from the coding sequence ATGACTAACGAAGTTTGGTGGCGACTGGGTTGTTTTTTTAGCATTTTAGTTATAATGATGCTGCTTGAATGGCGACAGCCCGCAAGGCAATCGCCCATTAAAAGCAGCACTCGCTGGTTGGCAAATTTTGGCTTAGTGTTTGCCTCATCTATCATTGCGCGCTTAGCCGCACCTATTGGTTTAACCGCAGTAGCACTTTACAATCAAGAGCACAGCATTGGCTTATTTAACCAACTAGCCATACCTAGCATAGTAACCATAGTGCTAAGCCTTGTACTGCTCGATATTATCATTTATTGGCAGCATAGATTGTTTCATAAAGTGCCACTATTATGGCGTTTGCACCGCGTACACCACGCCGATGCGCATGTAGATACCAGTACCGGCTTGCGCTTTCACCCTATCGAAATTGTGCTTAGTATACTTATAAAACTCATTGCAGTTACTGCACTTGGCGTACCCGCTATTGCCGTACTTATATTTGAAATCGCGTTAAATGGACTCGCCTTGTTTAACCATGCAAACATACGCCTACCAAACGCCATTGAAAAGCCACTACGCCTTATATTAATGACGCAAATACTGCACCGCATTCACCACAGTAAAGTAGTGAGTGAAACAAATTCAAACTATGGTTTTAGTGTAATTTGGTGGGACAAACTTTTTGGCAGCTATAAAAGTGAGGCCAAAAAAGTCGACGCAGAAATAGATATAGGTTTGATTGAATACCCAAGTGCTAAGCAAAACGCCTCGCTGTGGGGGTTACTTACAATGCCGTTTAAAAACAAGTAA